In a single window of the Ptychodera flava strain L36383 unplaced genomic scaffold, AS_Pfla_20210202 Scaffold_77__1_contigs__length_564769_pilon, whole genome shotgun sequence genome:
- the LOC139128902 gene encoding uncharacterized protein, whose translation MVEASCAVLDIRIITTLERDDDIDEPVLKPAGFDTYVAMLKQVETLQCEAKELQEEAKTLADSIEKALLADDDCDDDDDDNSEDDGRPPLMTFGKVKKAQEKVQELSEEADRKISEATDVKAKLPKQCGFVVCGIDQALQSFGLGRHSYHGQAFIGNHVNKCCKEEKIQTLCKSVIRTTLRICPQLNKQAAHILQMPSGGI comes from the exons ATGGTGGAAGCTAGCTGTGCAGTACTGGATATCAGGATCATCACGACTCTGGAGagagatgatgacattgatgaacCCGTGCTGAAGCCTGCTGGATTTGACACATATGTGGCCATGTTGAAACAAGTCGAGACATTACAGTGTGAAGCGAAAGAACTCCAAGAAGAAGCTAAGACCTTGGCTGATAGTATTGAAAAGGCTCTCCTTGCTGATGATGActgtgacgatgatgatgatgacaacagTGAAGATGATGGCAGACCGCCACTAATGACCTTTGGCAAAGTTAAAAAAGCCCAGGAGAAAGTGCAGGAACTCAGTGAAGAAGCTGACAGGAAG ATATCTGAAGCTACAGATGTAAAAGCGAAACTGCCAAAACAATGTGGTTTTGTAGTCTGCGGTATTGACCAAGCTCTGCAGTCATTTGGTCTTGGACGTCATTCTTACCACGGGCAGGCATTCATCGGAAATCATGTGAACaagtgctgtaaa gAAGAAAAGATTCAAACGTTGTGCAAGAGCGTCATCAGGACCACACTAAGAATATGCCCACAGCTGAATAAACAGGCTGCACAC ATCCTACAGATGCCGTCCGGGGGGAtttag